Within Mycobacterium botniense, the genomic segment GATAGATCACGACGATGCCCAGCGTGAACAGGATCTTCCGTCTCAGGTCGACTGTCCGCAGCGATGAGATGAAAGCCGAAAGCACTCTTCCTCCTGCGCAGCCGAACACCGGTCGGAATGCCAACCGGGCCGGCCGGCATCGGATAGTTCTGGGTCACGCGCCAGGCACCCGCAGGCCAGGATGTGTCCCGGCGCGTCGAACAGTTTACGAGAGTAACAGCGCGGGCGACGCCTCCCAGCAATGAGGCGCGCAGATCCATGGCTTATTATATTGGCTAAGTATCAAGTGGTGGTTGCGGGGGTGAGGATGATGCGCAGGGACAGCGTACGGTTCGACGGCGACACGTGGGATCTGGCCTCCAGCGTCGGTGCAACAGCCACGATGGTCGCTGCGGCCCGCGCGCTGGCCAGCACCGAACCCGACCCGATTATCGACGACCCGTTCGCCGCGCCGCTGGTGCGCGCGGTCGGTGTGGAATTCTTCACCCGACTGGTCGACGGTGACATCGCCGTCTCGCAGGCGGCTGAGCAGGCCGGGCGAAACCTCCGGCTGGAGACCGATTCGATGGCAGTGCGCACCCGCTTTTTCGACGATTTCTTCGTCGCAGCCGCCGAGGCCGGGCTGCGCCAGTCGGTGATCCTTGCCGCCGGACTCGACTCGCGCTCGTACCGGCTGGCGTGGCCGGCGGGCAGCGTCGTCTATGAGATCGACCAGCCGCGGGTAATCGACTTCAAGACGCGGGCATTGGCCGATCTCGGCGCCACCCCCACCGCCGAGCGCCGCCCGGTGGGCATCGACCTGCGTGACGACTGGCCCACCGCGCTGCGGCAACACGGTTTCGACCCGGCCCAGCCGACCGCCTGGAGCGCCGAGGGGCTGCTGATGTACCTGCCGCCACACGCGCAGGACCGGTTGTTCGACGACATCACCGCGCTCAGCGCCCCGGGCAGCCGGCTGGCCACCGAATATCACCCTGAGTCCGGGCCGACGATGGCCCAACGTGCCCAGATGTTCAACCGGCGGTGGGCCGATCTCGGCTGCGATATCGACCTGTCGGGACTGTTCTACGACGGCCCGCGCAGCAATGTCGTCGACTACCTGACTGACCGGGGCTGGCAGGTGAGCACCCGGCTTCGACGGGACTTGTTCGCCGACTACGGCCGGACATTTCCCGATGACGAGGAGATGGCGGCGTTTC encodes:
- a CDS encoding class I SAM-dependent methyltransferase, which encodes MMRRDSVRFDGDTWDLASSVGATATMVAAARALASTEPDPIIDDPFAAPLVRAVGVEFFTRLVDGDIAVSQAAEQAGRNLRLETDSMAVRTRFFDDFFVAAAEAGLRQSVILAAGLDSRSYRLAWPAGSVVYEIDQPRVIDFKTRALADLGATPTAERRPVGIDLRDDWPTALRQHGFDPAQPTAWSAEGLLMYLPPHAQDRLFDDITALSAPGSRLATEYHPESGPTMAQRAQMFNRRWADLGCDIDLSGLFYDGPRSNVVDYLTDRGWQVSTRLRRDLFADYGRTFPDDEEMAAFRNVVAVTAIRTAADSPPMHRQPTRDEEGGAPNSDGPNR